Proteins encoded in a region of the Acidobacteriota bacterium genome:
- a CDS encoding type IV pilus twitching motility protein PilT: MNLQELLTKAAERQASDIHLKVGNYPYIRANGRLMPLIEFHRLTQEDTLRIAFEIMNDNQKQKFKRDLEIDLAYSVPGLGRFRVNIFQQRGTIGLVLRVISFEVLSIRELNLPPVLEQIALEPRGMVLVTGTTGSGKSTTLAAMIDYINTHRTVHIITIEDPIEFLHRDKKSIINQREVEVDTKGFAVALRSALRQDPDVILVGEMRDYETIQTALTAAETGHLVLSTLHTLDATETINRIISVFPPYQQKQVRLQLASVLKAIISLRLMNRADGKGRVPAVEVMRSTAFIRDCIINKEKTHMIREAIAAGVSQYGMQTFDQSLFNLYQRGLISYEEALRGASNPDEFKLRVQGIQSASDMAREEMEKILDFDANRPEGDSPFILSNEPDDSK, from the coding sequence ATGAACCTACAGGAGTTGCTCACCAAGGCGGCGGAGAGGCAGGCTTCGGATATTCACCTCAAGGTGGGCAACTATCCCTATATCAGGGCTAATGGTCGTTTGATGCCCCTAATCGAATTCCATAGGCTCACCCAGGAGGATACCCTTCGTATTGCCTTCGAGATAATGAACGACAACCAGAAGCAGAAGTTCAAGCGAGACCTTGAGATAGACCTCGCTTATTCCGTTCCTGGCCTTGGTCGATTCAGGGTGAACATCTTCCAGCAGCGGGGGACGATAGGTCTGGTTCTCAGAGTTATCTCGTTTGAGGTTCTTTCGATCAGGGAGCTCAACCTTCCTCCGGTGCTGGAGCAGATAGCCCTGGAACCTCGGGGTATGGTGCTGGTTACCGGTACCACTGGTAGTGGTAAATCTACCACCTTGGCGGCGATGATTGACTACATCAACACCCATCGTACGGTTCACATCATCACTATCGAGGATCCTATCGAGTTCCTCCACCGGGACAAGAAGAGCATCATCAATCAGCGGGAGGTGGAGGTGGATACCAAAGGGTTCGCCGTTGCCCTCCGGAGCGCCCTTCGTCAAGACCCGGATGTCATCCTGGTGGGTGAGATGCGGGATTATGAGACGATCCAGACTGCCCTTACCGCTGCCGAGACAGGCCACTTGGTTCTTTCTACCCTTCACACGCTCGATGCCACCGAGACGATAAACCGGATCATCTCCGTCTTTCCCCCTTACCAGCAGAAGCAAGTAAGGCTTCAGCTCGCTTCGGTGCTTAAAGCGATAATCTCCCTTAGGTTGATGAACCGTGCTGATGGGAAAGGACGGGTGCCCGCGGTGGAGGTGATGCGAAGCACTGCCTTCATCCGGGACTGCATCATCAATAAGGAGAAGACCCATATGATCCGGGAGGCGATCGCTGCTGGCGTCTCTCAGTACGGAATGCAGACCTTCGATCAATCCCTGTTCAACCTCTATCAGCGGGGGCTTATCTCTTATGAGGAGGCGCTCAGGGGAGCGAGCAATCCTGACGAGTTCAAGCTTCGGGTTCAGGGCATTCAGTCCGCCTCCGATATGGCACGGGAGGAGATGGAGAAGATCCTCGATTTCGACGCCAACCGTCCGGAGGGAGATTCGCCCTTTATCCTTTCGAACGAACCGGATGATAGCAAATAG
- a CDS encoding regulatory protein RecX: MVLGKGKLDPYSYALRLLSLKPRTEKELRDSLKKRGASEEKIEEIITHLSELGYIDDNLYAEVFSRFGARERKWGRFRLLLEMKKRGIAEEVAEKAVSRYFSEEEKEEDVLKRALEKRLRVTGPPKDIAQFKRLYDYLARKGFPSSLILSVLAPFKKRLKEE, from the coding sequence GTGGTGTTGGGAAAGGGGAAGCTCGATCCATACAGTTATGCTCTAAGGCTTCTTTCGTTGAAGCCTCGTACGGAAAAAGAACTGCGGGATTCCCTCAAAAAGAGGGGAGCTTCGGAGGAGAAGATAGAGGAGATCATAACACACCTGAGCGAATTGGGTTATATCGACGATAACCTCTATGCCGAGGTCTTCTCCCGTTTTGGAGCAAGGGAGCGAAAATGGGGGCGGTTTCGGCTCCTCCTCGAGATGAAGAAAAGGGGGATAGCAGAGGAGGTGGCGGAGAAAGCAGTCTCCCGTTATTTTTCGGAGGAGGAGAAGGAGGAAGATGTCTTGAAGCGGGCTCTTGAGAAGAGATTACGGGTGACAGGACCGCCTAAAGATATCGCTCAGTTCAAAAGGCTTTATGATTACCTGGCGAGAAAGGGGTTCCCTTCGAGCCTTATTCTCTCGGTACTCGCGCCTTTCAAGAAGAGGTTAAAAGAGGAATGA
- a CDS encoding branched-chain amino acid transaminase, translating to MGIKKSEKIWHNGKFIDWDDAKIHVLSHVVHYGSSVFEGERCYETKRGPAIFRLEDHSRRFFFSCRVYRMDLPFSVDEFSQAVIETVRINNLKSCYIRPVAFRGYDSLGLNPFPCPVEVYIAAWEWGAYLGEEALREGVDVKVSSWNRMAPNTLPAMAKAGANYMNSQLIKMEALIDGYAEGIALDSSGYVSEGSAENLFLVKDGKLYTPPVYSSILEGITRNTIITLARDLGYEVVEERIPREMLYNADELFLCGTAAEITPIRSVDRIKIGAGKRGPITAELQNEFFGIVRGEKEDRYNWLTYI from the coding sequence ATGGGTATCAAAAAATCCGAGAAGATTTGGCACAACGGGAAGTTCATTGATTGGGATGATGCTAAGATCCATGTCCTTTCTCATGTGGTTCACTACGGCTCCTCGGTTTTTGAGGGGGAGCGGTGTTATGAGACGAAGAGAGGACCAGCGATCTTCAGGCTCGAGGACCATAGCAGACGGTTTTTCTTCTCCTGTCGGGTTTATCGAATGGACCTTCCCTTCTCAGTCGATGAGTTCAGCCAGGCGGTTATTGAGACGGTGCGGATCAATAATTTGAAGAGTTGTTATATCCGCCCGGTAGCCTTTCGGGGGTATGACTCTTTGGGATTAAACCCCTTCCCCTGCCCGGTCGAGGTATATATCGCCGCCTGGGAATGGGGTGCTTATTTAGGGGAAGAGGCGCTTCGGGAGGGGGTGGATGTTAAGGTCTCCTCCTGGAACAGAATGGCGCCCAATACCCTCCCTGCAATGGCAAAGGCGGGTGCGAACTATATGAACTCCCAGCTTATCAAAATGGAGGCGCTGATTGATGGGTATGCCGAGGGTATCGCCCTCGATAGCTCGGGCTATGTCAGTGAGGGAAGTGCGGAGAACCTCTTCTTGGTTAAGGATGGGAAGCTGTATACCCCGCCGGTTTATTCGAGTATCCTTGAGGGAATCACCAGAAATACCATTATCACCTTAGCCCGCGATCTGGGCTACGAGGTGGTGGAAGAAAGGATACCCCGGGAGATGCTCTACAACGCCGATGAGCTCTTCTTATGCGGCACGGCAGCGGAGATTACCCCGATTCGCTCAGTGGATAGGATCAAGATAGGGGCGGGGAAGAGAGGACCGATAACCGCCGAGCTTCAGAATGAGTTCTTCGGCATAGTAAGGGGGGAGAAGGAGGATAGATATAACTGGCTTACCTATATCTAA
- the alaS gene encoding alanine--tRNA ligase, whose translation MRKLSSDEIRKEFLDYFRKRGHRVVASSPLVPKDDPTLLFTNAGMNQFKKVFLGVEKRDYTRATTVQKCLRAGGKHNDLEVVGHTGRHHTFFEMLGNFSFGDYFKEEAIVYAWELITEGFKIPKESLLITVFEKDEESYRIWADKIGVPEERIYRMGEKDNFWSMGDTGPCGPCTEIIIDRGEEAGCGKPECGIDCDCDRFLELWNLVFMEYNRSDDGTLSPLPAKSVDTGMGLERLASVLQNVTTNFDTDLFRPLIERVAELAQVEYRAEPKLDISLRVVADHLRSITFLVSDGVLPSNEGRGYVLRRIIRRAIRHGRFLGIEKPFLYRLIGEVVSLMRNAYPELAQGEEFISRVTLAEEKRFGSTLSYGIRKFEEIASELISRGEKVLPGELSFRLYDTYGLPLDFIKEMAAEKGLSVDEAGFEGEMKKQRERARASWQGEREMKGKEVYLSLKKKFGESKFLGYERTRCEGARIIAIIKKRKEVPSLSSGEEGEIFLDETPFYGESGGQVGDRGKLWSQDGVSEVVDAVYPVDGLISHLVKVSSGKLRVGSVVEAVVDEERRRRIAQNHTATHLLHAALRMRLGSHVKQAGSLVAPDRLRFDFTHFAPISSAELLNIEGLVNRFIREDIPLEVEILPYDEAVRKGAIALFEEKYGELVRLVRVPGVSAELCGGTHLKRTGEIGFFMIVSEESVASGVRRIEAVTGEEAVRRSASFRELVKEISALVKGEPRELVRQIEKLIETNKKYQKEIERLKLMAVGKSTEVAPREVAGIKVVAQFVPELEDSAMRNYSDTLRKRIKSGVVVLGSGRNGKAILLVAVTPDLLGRLHAGEIVRELAKIVDGRGGGKADLAQAGGKKPELISKALEESYRIIEEKLKESSGGRK comes from the coding sequence ATGAGAAAACTGAGTTCAGATGAGATAAGGAAGGAGTTTCTCGACTATTTTAGGAAAAGAGGGCATCGAGTGGTAGCGAGTTCACCGCTCGTCCCCAAGGACGATCCCACCCTTCTCTTCACCAACGCTGGGATGAACCAGTTCAAGAAGGTGTTCCTCGGGGTGGAAAAGAGGGATTACACTCGGGCTACCACCGTCCAGAAGTGCCTTCGCGCCGGTGGAAAGCATAATGATCTCGAGGTAGTAGGGCATACCGGGAGGCATCACACATTCTTTGAGATGCTGGGCAACTTCTCCTTCGGTGATTATTTCAAGGAGGAGGCGATAGTCTATGCCTGGGAGCTCATCACCGAGGGGTTCAAAATCCCTAAAGAGAGCCTCCTCATTACCGTGTTTGAGAAGGATGAGGAGAGCTATCGTATCTGGGCGGATAAGATAGGGGTTCCCGAGGAGAGGATCTACCGGATGGGGGAGAAGGACAACTTCTGGTCGATGGGCGATACCGGTCCCTGCGGACCCTGTACCGAGATCATCATCGACCGGGGAGAAGAAGCAGGATGTGGAAAGCCCGAGTGTGGCATAGACTGTGATTGCGACCGTTTTCTCGAGCTGTGGAACCTCGTCTTTATGGAGTATAACCGATCTGATGACGGGACCCTTTCCCCTCTTCCCGCCAAGTCGGTGGATACGGGGATGGGACTGGAGCGGCTTGCTTCGGTTCTTCAGAATGTGACCACCAACTTCGATACCGATCTCTTCCGCCCCCTGATCGAGCGGGTAGCGGAGTTGGCTCAGGTGGAGTATCGGGCTGAGCCTAAGCTCGATATCTCCTTAAGGGTGGTTGCCGATCATCTTCGGTCAATTACCTTCCTTGTCTCCGATGGGGTTCTTCCCTCGAATGAAGGGCGAGGTTATGTCTTGAGGAGGATAATCCGCCGTGCCATCCGTCATGGTAGGTTCCTTGGGATAGAAAAACCGTTTCTCTATCGGCTGATAGGAGAGGTGGTCAGTCTGATGAGGAACGCCTACCCCGAGCTCGCCCAGGGGGAGGAATTCATCTCCCGGGTGACCCTCGCCGAGGAGAAGCGATTTGGCTCCACCCTTAGTTATGGCATCAGGAAATTCGAGGAGATCGCCTCCGAGCTAATCTCCCGGGGAGAGAAGGTTTTGCCTGGGGAGCTCTCCTTCCGTCTCTACGATACCTATGGACTTCCTCTCGATTTCATAAAGGAGATGGCAGCGGAGAAGGGGCTTTCCGTAGATGAGGCTGGGTTCGAAGGCGAGATGAAAAAGCAACGGGAAAGAGCGCGCGCTTCCTGGCAGGGTGAGCGGGAGATGAAGGGGAAGGAGGTATATCTCTCGTTGAAGAAGAAGTTTGGGGAGAGCAAGTTCCTCGGATATGAGCGAACGAGATGTGAAGGAGCGAGGATAATCGCCATCATTAAGAAGAGAAAGGAAGTTCCTTCGCTTTCTTCAGGGGAGGAGGGGGAGATCTTCCTTGATGAGACACCGTTCTATGGAGAGTCCGGAGGTCAGGTGGGAGATAGAGGAAAGCTTTGGTCTCAGGATGGTGTTTCCGAAGTGGTGGATGCTGTTTATCCCGTTGATGGGCTTATCTCCCATTTGGTTAAGGTGAGTTCTGGAAAGCTCAGGGTTGGCTCGGTTGTAGAAGCGGTGGTCGATGAGGAAAGAAGAAGAAGGATCGCCCAGAATCACACGGCGACCCACCTCCTTCACGCTGCCCTCAGGATGAGGCTTGGTTCCCATGTGAAACAGGCGGGTTCCTTGGTGGCTCCGGATCGGTTGCGGTTCGACTTTACCCATTTCGCTCCTATATCTTCTGCTGAGCTTTTGAACATCGAGGGCTTGGTCAACCGGTTCATCCGAGAGGACATCCCTCTTGAGGTGGAGATCCTGCCCTATGACGAGGCAGTGAGGAAGGGGGCGATCGCCCTTTTCGAGGAGAAGTATGGAGAGCTGGTGAGGTTGGTTCGGGTGCCGGGGGTGAGCGCCGAGCTATGTGGGGGGACCCATCTTAAGAGGACCGGGGAGATAGGTTTCTTTATGATCGTAAGCGAGGAGAGCGTTGCCTCTGGTGTACGCCGTATCGAGGCGGTGACCGGGGAGGAGGCGGTGAGGAGAAGCGCTTCTTTCCGAGAACTGGTGAAGGAGATATCCGCTTTGGTCAAGGGAGAGCCTCGTGAGTTGGTCAGGCAGATAGAAAAGCTCATAGAGACGAACAAGAAATATCAGAAGGAGATAGAACGGCTGAAGCTTATGGCGGTAGGGAAAAGCACCGAGGTGGCTCCCCGGGAGGTGGCTGGGATCAAGGTGGTGGCGCAGTTTGTCCCTGAGCTTGAGGATTCGGCGATGAGGAATTACTCCGACACCCTGAGGAAGAGGATAAAGTCCGGGGTAGTGGTGCTGGGAAGCGGGCGGAATGGGAAAGCGATATTGCTGGTGGCGGTGACCCCGGATCTCTTAGGTAGGCTTCACGCCGGAGAGATAGTAAGGGAACTTGCTAAGATCGTCGATGGCAGGGGAGGAGGTAAAGCCGACCTCGCCCAGGCAGGGGGGAAGAAACCGGAGCTCATCTCCAAAGCGCTTGAGGAGAGCTATCGGATAATAGAGGAGAAGCTGAAAGAAAGCTCAGGAGGGAGGAAGTGA